The stretch of DNA aaaaaacaattagataaatatatatatatatttatataatatcttaatataatataatatatatatatatatagacaataaatcatttttgtaAATCTACATTAAACTTTAAatgttcaatattattttaatgacttttgatttataattacagTTAGATAAAAATAGGGATGATGTCTTACCGCCACCTGCTCTAAGCATATCAAGAAACGTGCTCTCGGCATTGCCACGCGTGCGTCCCTGTTTTTGAGATGGCGTACCGAAACTGAGACTCTGGATATTGATTTCAGCTTTGAGTTGTTCCGGTGGTATGTCATCAACGCGGAACTCATTAGGATCTTCAACGAAGGCTTGTTGAAGGTCACGCATTATCTTCTTGCGTATCGTCTTCTTCATTGAAAGATGTCTTTCCAAATGTTTGACATCGCTCTCGGTAAGGGTCTTACTGTTGTCCCGTCTTCtggtcttcttcttcttactattcttCGGACTTTCTTCTTCGCCAGAAGTTGAACCTACGGAAACCGCGCTGTCATGTCCAGCAGCTTTTTCTTCGGCTTGCATACGTGCATTTTCCCATTTGTTACCAAAACCGAAAATGTCACGTAAATGAGGTATATTTCGATCGGCTGTCTGCTGCCTTGCCATTCTTATTTATCAGATTAGATACGTTCTGaaatgagataaaaataatatttacaaaaagcTCGTCTTGAATGAtaagttaaatttatataaataaatatattaacaagcTGCTAAAAAGGAGCTGCTAtaaaacaaacatatatattaatcatagGCAAATATTATCCAGTCATGTTATTACCCATGGACCAAATTTCATCGATCATTCAATCGAATCCGCGAACCTGCCTAATACCATCGATATCTTTTTGTCTCTGTCAAACATGATTCTGAAGTAGACACAATTTGAAAACACAAATGATTACATATCCATTATATTATAAGTGAGtcttttattatgtttaaaaaaaagattgtatATTGAAATCGaagtattctttatatttcaataataataaaatcattatagaAAAGTATGCATATAAAGGgatatggaaaatatttttcaggtATTTACCTACATATAACGACCAAAGCCACCATCCAAGAAATATCCATGCCTGTCTACTACGTTCTCACCACTACCTCCTATATCCTATACACTAACAATTCCGCAAACCAGCTGACCGAACAAACGCGCACGTATCGTTAGATAACCGCAAAAAGAAGGGGCTACGTGAAAGGACTCCTGCTCGGCTGATCTCCTGGAAGCACCGTTCGTTTATCCGCTTGCCGTCGTTTCGCCGTACGGAGGCGAACTCGTTGCCAGGCAGCGCTGAACGGGCTCTCGAGTTCTTTCCAGGTTTATCCAGGTAGAGACCAACGACAAGAGAGTGTCTCAACATATCCTATCTcccccttccttctttttttcttttctagttTCATCCTCCAAGTACCAAGTTCGTTATGGTATAATCAAGACAttcgacgatgacaacgacgacgacgacgacgacgacgacgacgacgatgataatgatgatgatgatgatgatgatgatgatgataatgatgatgatgatgatgatgatgatgatgatgatgatgatgatgatgatgataatgagaaAACAATGACGATTTCTAGCGTAAAGTCAAAGAAGTTGTTTTCTGTCTTTCAACTTTGAAACCGGTACGGTCAAGCGACATATGGGATGATGAACCGCTTTTTATCACGTTTCATGCATTTACGAAAAGGCTATCTAgctttattttcaatgatcaTTTTGTCTTGTTAATTATGTGAACATACTacaagtatattatataatgtcttcttctctttttgttaatatataagaaaaacttGTTGAACTTCGTCATATTTGCAGAAtcgttgattaaaaaaataattcttgatGGATTTACTTTactaaaagaaacgaattgaatctatttttttttcttttttttttcttctttttttttcttttttagtctACCATGTAGGCCttcgtttttttatcatttctattattcgtGAAAGGTTGGAAACAAATTCGATGggttgatattatcgtcatttgcGAAGGTGCTTTACTACCTCCGAGGTTAAACCTTTCACAATTGTTGAAGAGTGACTCTCGACTTGGTTACACAAAgccagaatatatatatatgtatatatattatatgtatatacatcatGTAACTTGTAACATGCACGTTCTCTCAGAAtttatccatatttttttccttatgaaaaagaagaaaaaaaagttatccGGTATGACTGGTTCCATCGAACGAGTATTACTCTGTACCTATACGAATATACGTAATTCTGATAACATCGCAAGCagctattaaaaatgttatattgaaGAAAGTAGTCCAATATGGATgaaagtttaatattaatgaattttctcttaactaaataaataaaacaaatttttatttaatgaaaatcatttatcaataaataatttagctatatatatatatatatttgcttggattaaaaaataagaatacgttatagtaatatatacatgtgtgtaaatatgtgtgtttaacgatataaaaaaaataaattgataaaaaactGATTGTAAAGAATTACAAGAGAAAATACTTACTGGCTTAGTGTACCAACATATcggacaataattttattgatctaTTATCATATTGACATCATCTTCCAAACAAGAAAACTATCGAtgagtataattattaaaattttaaggaTGTGCGTGACAAACAAAAAGTCACGATCGATAAATACTTACGATGAATTATAGTTTCTCtcgtgaaaaagaagaacacgtGTTTCGAGTAAAACTTCggacttcttattttttttttccttttttgtttatgtACGTATAGTCCCACGGGAAACGGAATTTCATTTATCACCGAATACACCGTGAATGAAGAAACATTTCTTtatgttcttcttttatttattcatttgtttatatatatatatatgtgtgtgtgtgtgtatgtgtgtgtgtttatgtatttttctgtTCTAATAACACATGaaaaacttataaataaattcttgcATTTCCATTTATAGTTTGCACGAGTTTCGTACGTGATCGTCCTCGTTCAGAAGATACGCTTCGTCTTTTACCGTTCAAGGTCAGCGAATTGACGGAAACCaagcgaaaaaaagaaggaaaagaaggaagtaatggaaagaaaaaggacgtaGATGTAggggaacgaacgaacgaacgaacgagatccGAACACTTTGAACGTCGTCGCACGACTGAACAACCATTCGCGACTTTCACTTGAAGGTACTGTGAGGAGAACgccgtcgtcgttgttatcgtcagCGTCGAcgtagtcgtcgtcggcgTCGTCGGCATCGTCGTCGAGAAGCGTATAAAccttccctccttctctctcaaaCTTCTCTTTCACCTTACCACAATTTGGTTATCGACGCCCACGCTCTCCGTAGACTGAATCACGATCGAGTTCTCTCATTGCACGAGTAAATCCTTCACCGAGTTTGCTGCTGTTGAGAAGTTACTCGAATTACTTGCTTGCTCTTCcgagttttattttaaaattaagaaatgtTAATAAACGTTAATTAGAAGTTAACGTTCAAATTATTCAGATAGATTCAATAGTTTTATCCGGGAATTTAATGAAggatgaaatcttttttttttcctcctcacAATTTTATCAACTTAATAGGATATTAACGAGTTAGCTTTCAACTGGATTCaataatctatctatcttatccACGATCTATCTAACACAATTCAAAATAcacaatttataattaaaaagtctTGATGCCAATCAAATGTATTCAACATATTTATCCGAAAAAATGttgagaaatgaaattttctcttttctatgtttttttttctttttttatttatttttttttttgttttgttttttcttttagtttttattaacTTGATATGATTAATTATGGATGAATTGAATCAAGAAGATTGTTGCTTTGAAGAAACATCCGTCTTATTCTTTTCACGAGTTAAATCAAGATAAGAAACATTTGAAAgttaaacgaaatgaaacggaAGCGGTTCGTGAATCCTTACGtaaactttttccttttttttttctttcttcatcattTTCTAATACTAAATTCAAgttaatatattaagaaatctttgtacatatatatatatatatatatatatatatatatatacatactatctatatacatatatagaaatgtTCTAATGCAGATCGAGGAGAAgtgaaacaaagaagaaagagaagcctCTCTCCTTCGTGTTCATCGTGATAGTCCAGTAATCGACGCGTAATCGAAGCAGGTTTTAACCAGGCGTCTACCTCTCCTGGCATAATCTGACTTTCCATCGTTATACAGTTACTCGAGGGTGAAAGGTGAACCCTCAACTCCCTTCTATCTTGTCGAAAGTAGTCGTGAATTCATGAAGTGAACCGATGAAGAAAAGAtcgtctctttttccttcctgtTTCGTGTATCAAGCAGAagtcaattttttttgttttccttttttcttcttctttttttttcctttttttttttttttttttttttttgaatgaaacaatccaaatgtattaaatattattgaacaGTCATGAACCTTTTTGAAGAATCTTGaccaataaatttattcttgcGCCTTAATAAATGATAGTCTCTCGTGTAAGCTCATAGAATAATAAAGGACTTCACAATGTGTCCCTGAGACGTAGAAAATCAAAATCTAACTCTTCTCTTAATCTATCTCTTACTATTCGATCAACGTATAACACTCATTTAccttaccttttctttttttttcaggtatatgtgtatatacgtgaTGAAAGTGACATCATATTCTCTTCACGAACCAGTTCTCATTGACTCTTAATACCGGTTTTCTTCGATGAAACCTTCACAGCATTCTACACTCCTGATGGCGTTGTTCATCGGGTGAGGTCGTAACCTTAAGAGCTCGTACATTTTACGTGCGAATAATTGCGAgtacgtataattatatatatatatatatatatctgtacacatatatgtgtgtatgtgtgtgtattccaGTTAACCCTTTacacgataaaattataatttgtaataatattaatttttttttcaggaaATTGGACAGTATAACTAAGGAAATAGCATTATTCAAATAGAGTGTAacgaattaatagaaaatcgatgaaacgacactggtttttctttcttatcgaatCGCTTTCTCcattaaaatctttctttatttttcatgaacGACGAAGAAACTACATTGCCGTACGTATGGAAACAATGCCctcttcgttttgttttcaGTTTGTAAGGCGGCTCTTGTATACGCTAGACCGAGCAGAAACCTCAAGCTGCATTACATAAGAGAAAAGTGTAACCggccttcctcctcctcctcctcctccatcaaCTCTACCTCCACCCtcacctcctctttctttttctcttcttctcttctttttcttactcttcttCTACCTGGGGAACGTGTTCGCTATCGCGGATCCTCGTATCGTGGGCGTCCAGACGAATTTAACGCGGGTCGAACACTTTCACAAAAGCAACACGTTGAAATATCTACTAAGAAGTTGAATATTATAAGGGTTTAAtcatattacgataatattataggtCGTTAAACTTAAATAGAGAATAAGATTTAGAAAGTTATTACAAATTGAATTGCGGTAGAGAGactttataagaaaatattgtcattttcttttgcttaattgattattttctttttttccttttttgagaaagggttttttttctcttcttataaCAAAGTTTCATGTTTAATAGTACGAGACTTATgtgagaatatatatgtatatatattattattattactattattattattactattattattattattatttttattattattattagaaaaagaagaagaagaagaagaagaagaaaaaaatatcgtctcgcatttatatatcttaataCTTTCAACTTCGAcgataaatttacatttttctcttataaataATGCATATTGTAATTGCACGTGCGCGTGTGCGCGCGGATGGTATTTCGTCTGCTctcatcttttctttaaaaaatttcttcctcAGTAACatgatataaatttgattCCCAATTAATTGCAAATACAGAGCTCTTTCACATTGGAAGAGATTCTCCTTTCTTgatctcgtttttttttcaatctattAAAGTTGAGATTCATTCTCAAAAGTGGTTTATGAtgacactctctctttctttctctctctgtctctctctctctctaatcccAATTGTGTGTGCGACTTTCGTgcctattaattttctttcttaagatAAAATCAAATCCTTCAAAATAAACGTATTGCTCGTTTCTATCTTCGAACGTGTGAAAGTAAAATACGGTAGTAGAAGACTTGAAGCACAGTGATGTTCTTTgctctattcttttttattttatattccgaCGATCAATTTTATAGCGATCAAATAAGCATAATATACTTTGattcactctctttttttctttctttttttcttttaggaaGTACACGAAGATATCCGATGATCTTAGGAGCGAGTACTTTCACATGAAATGGAGTGAGTCGTTTGTGGTCGAGAGACTTGAATCTTAAAGCAAAAGGTATAACCTTAGGAAAACGAAGATGCGGTTGtaccaaagaagaagaagaagaagagaagaaaaagaagaagaagaagaagaagtagaagaagaagaagtagaagtttTCTTtgtgatatataatttaatgctCGACAACCGAACGGTAATATTTCTGACTATAGACGAAAAcacttatacacatataacatttatttattttttaaatttgcatACTTTCCTCATTAATTATTCTGGACGTTCGAAGGAACAAGATAGGTGACTAAGTCCAATTCGTTTTATGACGAGATATAACGTAGAAGACTACCTTCgagtaattttctttcgagGATTCATTTCGTGTTtcacgatttattttttttttattttggccATAAgcgttaaaataaatatattaaacttaatataacaatactcTATTTGgtttattaatagatataggaagaaatatttttctgctTGAACGCACTTGAGAGTCTATGATTTTCTCGTTAACCGACTGTCACAGTTGTTCCAGTTGAACGATTTGACGTTCCCAGtgtgatttattatttgaaactCGTCGATATTAAATTCACTATTTGCCGTGTACCTTGTTCtagaatatttcaatgtagATAATGTTTGAAAAGCACATTTAACATGACacttttataataacgaaatagaaTTTAACAACGATTAAACATTATCTATGAACTCgttggaaagaaaataaaagaatagatCTATCTGATCGATAGACATTATTTAAGAGTAAAGTTACTTAaaactcgtttctttttatttctcttccgttctctttctctcttgtgcgcgcgcgtgcgatTCGAATCAAATGTATACGAccgatgaatatatatacatatatatatata from Vespa crabro chromosome 11, iyVesCrab1.2, whole genome shotgun sequence encodes:
- the LOC124427934 gene encoding uncharacterized protein LOC124427934, producing MARQQTADRNIPHLRDIFGFGNKWENARMQAEEKAAGHDSAVSVGSTSGEEESPKNSKKKKTRRRDNSKTLTESDVKHLERHLSMKKTIRKKIMRDLQQAFVEDPNEFRVDDIPPEQLKAEINIQSLSFGTPSQKQGRTRGNAESTFLDMLRAGGGLEKNGTDGDRDSGHGGSPTRETPSAQDTDDECSYSYDTPTAMPPKKSGNFWRRFTMKNRNKR